CTTCTTGTAAATAAAGTTTTTTATTATCAAAGATATGAACTATTTGAGGTACTGGGAGCGATAAATTATAAAAAAACTTTTGTAAGTAAAAGAATGCTTCATTTTCTAAGATATCTTCGTTGTAAGTAGCAATCAAAGTACCTTTATTTAATATAACTCTAAAGTAAAATCGATTGGAGCCACTTAGCGGAAGGGCAATTAAGTGGTTAAAAGTTGAACCCAAATAGCGTTTAATTTGATCTTCTACAAGCAAACGGATGTCGTTATTTAATAAACTACTCATTAATGGAACGATGTATTTTCTTTAACGTGTATAATAGTTGATAAACATCTTTAAGAGGTAGCATATTGGCACCGTCAGACAATGCTTTGGAAGGGTCGGGATGTGTCTCTATAAAAATACCGTTCACGCCTGCTGCAATTCCTGCTTTGGCAATGGTGGGGATGAATTGTGGAACGCCTCCCGTTACGCCAGAATTTTGGTTGGGTTGCTGGAGCGAGTGTGTGCAATCGAGTATTACCGGATATCCAAGCTTTTGCATGGTAGGTATAGAGCGATAATCAACAACTAGGTCGCCGTAACCAAAAGTAGTACCACGTTCTGTAAGGAAAATATTGTTGTTTCCGACTGATTTTACTTTCTCAGCAGCGAACTTCATAGCTTCGGGTGCAAGAAATTGCCCTTTTTTTATGTTAACGGGCAACATGGTTTTAGCGGCGGCCAGCAACAAATCGGTCTGACGGCAAAGAAATGCAGGAATCTGGAGTATATCTACATATTGAGCTGCCAGTGCTGCTTCTTCGGGTAAGTGGATATCGGTGATTACAGGCAATTGCAATTGTTGTTTCACTTTTTGTAGAATACGCAATGCTTCATGGTCGCCAATACCTGCAAAAGAGTTGATGCCGCTGCGATTGGCTTTGCGGTACGAGGCTTTGAAGACAAAAGGAATTTCGAGTTCGTGAGAGATTTTCTTAAGCGATTCGGCTACTTGAAAAGTAACTTCTTCATTTTCAACAACACAAGGTCCTGCTATCAAAAAAAAGGAACGATTGGTTGATAAATCACGATAAATTGACATATTTTTTTTTCAAAGGTAAAATAAAAATCAATACATCTATACCAAAGCGGATAAGTAGATTTAAACATTTGTTTGTTAATCAATGAAAAATTCATTATTCTGTGTTCATTCAATTGCCCTAATTATAACTTGGTAAATCGATTTTCTAATTCGACGTTTTTTTACATTCTATTTTAGGCAATTGTGTAAATGGTAAATAACAACATGTAGTTTGTCGTTGTTATTGTACAGTTGGATTTGGTTTTTTGAAAAAATAGTTGTATATTTCATTCATAAAATCTTTAAAAAAAAGTTAATACTATGAAAAAATTATTTTTTACGTCATTCATTTGTTTAATGACATTTTTTGCCACTGCGCAAATTAAACTGCTCGATTTGAGCGTAATACCAATTATTAAAACCGATAGTGTTTCGGGGCAATCATCTAATACGACTCTTGATGTCCGATTTAAGATTAAAAATTCAAATACTGCTTCAAAGGTTTTTGTTCTTTTTGGAACAACTCAAAATCTTGGCGATATATATTCAATAGAAGCAAATATAATTGAAAATGCAGGTAATTATTATATATTATATAATGGTATGCAGACACCTATTAATAATTATAATGCAGAAATAAAAATTGAATTAACGCCGGCACAAAATGCTGCCTATAATTATATCACACTTTTTGTAAAAGATGTGAACGGAACTGATTCCAATAAATTATATTTTGTCAAATAATTTAAACATTTAGTATATGAAAACAATAGTTTTATTATTAGCTATTATCATAAGCATACCATTGGCTTATTCGCAAACATTTTTAACTGTAACAAAAACAACAGATCCCGACCCGTTTGAACATCCATTCAATGTGGTAGATAGCCTTTGCGATACCGAAATGTACGGGACCTTGCAATGGGCTATACGAAAAGCAAATACAATACACGAAAATTACATCGTTATTAATTTTAATATACCCGGTACCGGCACACACGATATTATGCTTAATTATGAATTACCTATGATTATTAATGATTTTTCTACAATAATTATAGACGGTACAAGTCAGCAGGGATATTCGTTTGGCTCTCCTGTTATTAATATAAATGGTCAAAATATACTTGGTAGTTGTTTTCAGGCATATAAAACTAATATTTCTATAAAAGGGCTTTCTATTGAAAATTTTCTTTATCATGGTATAGTAATAAGCACTCCTTTGAGTTCAAACGAAATAAGTGAGAATGTGATTAATCATATTGAAAATGGAGTAAACAATACCGCTACTGTTGGCATCAGGGTTCTTTTAGCAGGAATACAATGGACAAACATTTATGGAAACTTCATAGGCACCGGAAGCAACTCAACCAATATTGAGAACTATGGAATTATGATAGAAAATAGTCATTATGTTAATATTGGGGGCACTTTACAAAATCAGCCCAATACCATTACAAATTGTGGAACAAGGGGTATCTTCTTGTCAAGTTCAAATTATATCCGCATGTCTGGTAATCGGATATATAATAATCCAATAGCCATATGGACGTTAGGGAGTAATAACGATAAACTTCCCCCTGTTATAACCTCGTATCAGAACGATACTCTTTCCGGTACTTCTGCACCCGGTGATATTATTGAGGTATTTGAAGGGACCGGAGCTGAGCAGGCAAATGAATATCTTGGTAGTACTACTACGGA
This portion of the Bacteroidales bacterium genome encodes:
- the kdsA gene encoding 3-deoxy-8-phosphooctulonate synthase, translated to MSIYRDLSTNRSFFLIAGPCVVENEEVTFQVAESLKKISHELEIPFVFKASYRKANRSGINSFAGIGDHEALRILQKVKQQLQLPVITDIHLPEEAALAAQYVDILQIPAFLCRQTDLLLAAAKTMLPVNIKKGQFLAPEAMKFAAEKVKSVGNNNIFLTERGTTFGYGDLVVDYRSIPTMQKLGYPVILDCTHSLQQPNQNSGVTGGVPQFIPTIAKAGIAAGVNGIFIETHPDPSKALSDGANMLPLKDVYQLLYTLKKIHRSINE